A genomic stretch from Ooceraea biroi isolate clonal line C1 chromosome 3, Obir_v5.4, whole genome shotgun sequence includes:
- the LOC109611098 gene encoding uncharacterized protein LOC109611098 — MKHGPNRTFASPTCCNGGLMYAAIAKNGEPINGIKAGIQASLSLCLVLIAWRNEEDTTTTTTTFATGSGCDMNRRFHDGAKSFRNLARRQSPSSNRARRASGRVTNDSGTSRGSNADEESSELAERNITSHEMIELFEAK; from the exons ATGAAACATGGGCCTAACCGTACATTCGCGAGTCCTACGTGTTGCAACGGTGGCTTAATGTATGCCGCGATCGCGAAAAATGGCGAACCGATAAATGGAATTAAGGCGGGGATCCAGGCGTCGTTGTCTCTGTGTCTCGTCTTGATAGCGTGGCGCAACGAAGAAGacacgacaacgacgacgacgacgtttgcAACCGGGAGCGGTTGCGACATGAATCGCCGATTCCACGACGGCGCTAAGAGCTTTCGCAATCTGGCGCGCAGACAGTCGCCGTCGTCGAATAGGGCGAGGAGAGCAAGCGGACGAGTCACGAACGATTCAGGAACGAGTCGTGGATCGAACGCGGACGAAGAGAGCAGTGAATTAGCAGAGCGAAACATAACATCGCACGAAATGATCGAGTTGTTCGAAGCGAAGT AA